A DNA window from Micromonospora sp. NBC_01739 contains the following coding sequences:
- a CDS encoding acetoacetate--CoA ligase, whose amino-acid sequence MTDVLWTPPADVLQRSRIGAYLRWLAEHRGLEFADYEALWQWSVTDLDAFWRSIWDHFEVIAHTPPTATMSGREMPGTRWFPGATLNYAENVLRMPGRADEDPIVLAYGQTREPEVLTAGQLRDQVRRVAAGLRRLGVSTGDRVAAYAPNIPETYVLMLATASLGAIFSSCAPEFGTRSVTDRWQQIEPKVLVAVDGYRYGDKPVDRSAEVAAIRAALPSLRHTVGISYLDPAAAPPDGALSWAELAAATDEPLTFTPVPFDHPLYVLYSSGTTGLPKPIVHGHGGILLEHLKMLALHHDLGPADRFFWFTTTGWMMWNFLVSAPAVGAAIVLFDGNPGHPDLGALWRLAQESGTTYFGTSAPFLLACRKAGLVPREIADLSALRGVGSTGAPLPAEGFTWVYDTVGSDLQLQSLSGGTDVCTGFVGGVPLLPVYAGEITCRALGAKVEARSADGTPVLGELGELVITEPMPSMPVGFWNDPDGVRYREAYFDVYPGVWRHGDWITVNSRGGCVITGRSDATLNRGGVRLGTAEFYSVVEALDEVVDSVVVHLEDDEGGAGELLLFVVLADGLTLDDELRKKICRELRTALSPRHVPDEIHQVRAVPRTLSAKKLEVPVKKILTGTPVDQAAAKGALANPESLTAFATLAHHRTP is encoded by the coding sequence GTGACTGACGTGCTGTGGACGCCGCCGGCGGACGTGCTTCAACGGTCACGCATCGGGGCTTACCTGCGCTGGCTGGCCGAGCACCGTGGGTTGGAGTTCGCCGACTACGAGGCACTCTGGCAGTGGTCGGTGACCGATCTGGACGCCTTCTGGCGCTCGATCTGGGACCACTTCGAGGTCATCGCGCACACCCCGCCGACGGCCACAATGTCCGGTCGGGAGATGCCCGGCACCCGCTGGTTCCCCGGCGCCACCCTCAACTACGCCGAGAACGTGCTGCGGATGCCCGGTCGGGCCGACGAGGATCCGATCGTGCTCGCGTACGGGCAGACCCGGGAGCCGGAGGTGTTGACCGCCGGACAACTGCGCGACCAGGTCCGCCGGGTGGCCGCCGGGCTGCGCCGCCTCGGCGTCAGCACCGGCGACCGGGTGGCGGCGTACGCACCGAACATCCCCGAGACGTACGTGCTGATGTTGGCCACCGCGAGCCTGGGGGCGATCTTCTCCTCCTGCGCGCCGGAGTTCGGTACCCGCAGCGTCACCGACCGCTGGCAGCAGATCGAACCCAAGGTGCTGGTGGCGGTGGACGGCTACCGCTACGGCGACAAGCCGGTGGACCGGTCGGCGGAGGTGGCCGCGATCCGGGCGGCCCTGCCGTCGCTGCGGCACACCGTCGGCATCTCCTACCTGGACCCGGCGGCGGCCCCGCCGGACGGTGCCCTGTCCTGGGCCGAGTTGGCGGCGGCCACCGACGAGCCGTTGACCTTCACCCCGGTGCCCTTCGACCATCCGCTGTACGTGCTCTACTCCTCCGGCACCACCGGCCTGCCCAAGCCGATCGTGCACGGGCATGGCGGCATCCTGCTGGAGCACCTGAAGATGCTCGCCCTGCATCACGACCTGGGCCCGGCGGACCGGTTCTTCTGGTTCACCACCACCGGCTGGATGATGTGGAACTTCCTGGTCTCCGCCCCGGCGGTGGGTGCGGCGATCGTGCTGTTCGACGGCAACCCGGGCCACCCCGATCTGGGCGCCCTGTGGCGGCTGGCGCAGGAGTCCGGCACCACCTACTTCGGCACCTCCGCGCCGTTCCTGCTGGCCTGCCGCAAGGCCGGCCTGGTGCCCCGCGAGATCGCCGACCTGTCCGCGCTGCGCGGGGTCGGCTCCACCGGTGCGCCCCTGCCCGCGGAGGGCTTCACCTGGGTGTACGACACCGTCGGCAGCGACCTGCAACTCCAGTCCCTGTCCGGGGGCACGGACGTGTGCACCGGCTTCGTCGGCGGGGTGCCGCTGCTGCCGGTGTACGCCGGTGAGATCACCTGCCGGGCCCTGGGTGCCAAGGTCGAGGCCCGCTCGGCCGACGGCACTCCGGTGCTCGGTGAACTCGGCGAGCTGGTGATCACCGAGCCGATGCCGAGCATGCCGGTGGGCTTCTGGAACGACCCGGACGGGGTCCGCTACCGGGAGGCGTACTTCGACGTGTACCCGGGGGTGTGGCGGCACGGCGACTGGATCACCGTCAACTCGCGCGGCGGTTGTGTGATCACCGGCCGCTCGGACGCCACCCTGAACCGGGGCGGGGTACGGCTGGGTACCGCCGAGTTCTACTCCGTGGTGGAGGCCCTGGACGAGGTCGTCGACTCGGTGGTGGTGCACCTGGAGGACGACGAGGGCGGCGCCGGTGAACTGCTGCTGTTCGTCGTACTCGCCGACGGGCTGACCCTGGACGACGAGCTGCGCAAGAAGATCTGCCGGGAGCTGCGTACCGCCCTGTCCCCCCGGCACGTCCCCGACGAGATCCACCAGGTCCGCGCGGTCCCCCGCACCCTGTCCGCCAAGAAGCTAGAGGTCCCGGTCAAGAAGATCCTCACCGGCACCCCGGTGGACCAGGCCGCCGCCAAGGGCGCCCTGGCCAACCCCGAGTCCCTCACCGCCTTCGCCACCCTCGCCCACCACCGCACCCCCTAA
- a CDS encoding acyl-CoA thioesterase produces MTEHPSAMPGKPTSYSRVTLSRIMTAIDVNLYGTVHGGVLMKFVDDVAGAAAARHSGGTAVTAAIDEIVFSEAVRVGDLVHAYAQVNWTGQTSMEIGVRVMAERWDSAEQEPVRVATAYLVFVGVEVDGAPRPVRPVLPETPEDQRRWREAEIRREHRLARRRAIQAHRAG; encoded by the coding sequence ATGACCGAGCACCCCTCCGCCATGCCAGGTAAACCGACGTCGTACTCCCGGGTCACGCTCAGTCGGATCATGACCGCGATCGACGTGAACCTCTACGGAACCGTGCACGGCGGCGTGTTGATGAAGTTCGTCGACGACGTGGCCGGCGCGGCGGCAGCCCGGCACAGCGGTGGTACGGCGGTCACCGCCGCCATCGACGAGATCGTCTTCTCCGAGGCGGTCCGGGTGGGGGACCTGGTGCACGCGTACGCCCAGGTGAACTGGACCGGGCAGACCTCGATGGAGATCGGCGTACGGGTGATGGCCGAGCGCTGGGACTCGGCCGAGCAGGAGCCGGTGCGGGTGGCCACCGCGTACCTCGTCTTCGTCGGCGTCGAGGTCGACGGGGCGCCACGGCCGGTCCGGCCGGTGCTGCCGGAGACCCCGGAGGACCAGCGGCGCTGGCGGGAGGCGGAGATCCGCCGGGAGCACCGCCTGGCCCGCCGTCGCGCCATCCAGGCCCATCGGGCCGGGTGA
- a CDS encoding acyl-CoA dehydrogenase family protein has translation MAADQSFDAYRLPEEHEAIREAVREVCAAKVAPHAAEADETGEFPKASYDALRAADFHAPHIPVEYGGAGADALATAIVIEEVARACASSSLIPAVNKLGTMPLLLAGSEELKRRYLTPVAAGEAMFSYCLSEPEAGSDAVSMTTRAVRDGDHWVLNGVKRWITNAGVSEFYTVFAVTDPGARSRGISAFVVEKSDPGVSFGAPEKKLGIKGSPTREVYLDNVRIPADRMIGAEGTGFATAMQTLDHTRVTIAAQAVGIAQGALDYAKGYVAERKQFGKAVAEFQGVQFMLADMGMKLEAARQLTYAAAGRSERGDADLTYFGAAAKCFASDAAMEITTDAVQLLGGYGYTRDYPVERMMRDAKITQIYEGTNQVQRIVMARQLLKP, from the coding sequence ATGGCCGCAGATCAGTCGTTCGACGCATATCGGTTGCCCGAGGAGCATGAGGCGATCCGGGAGGCGGTCCGTGAGGTCTGCGCGGCGAAGGTGGCACCACACGCCGCTGAGGCGGACGAGACCGGAGAGTTCCCGAAGGCCTCGTATGACGCCCTACGTGCCGCAGACTTCCACGCCCCGCACATCCCGGTCGAATACGGCGGCGCCGGGGCGGACGCCCTGGCCACCGCCATCGTGATCGAGGAGGTGGCGCGGGCCTGTGCCTCGTCCTCCCTCATCCCGGCGGTGAACAAGCTGGGCACCATGCCCCTGCTGCTGGCCGGTTCTGAGGAGTTGAAGCGCCGGTACCTGACCCCGGTCGCGGCCGGCGAGGCGATGTTCTCGTACTGCCTGTCCGAGCCGGAGGCCGGCAGCGACGCGGTGTCGATGACCACTCGGGCGGTCCGTGACGGTGATCACTGGGTGCTCAACGGCGTGAAGCGGTGGATCACCAACGCCGGTGTCTCCGAGTTCTACACCGTCTTCGCGGTCACCGACCCGGGCGCCCGCTCCCGGGGCATCTCCGCCTTCGTGGTCGAGAAGTCCGACCCGGGGGTCAGCTTCGGGGCCCCGGAGAAGAAGCTCGGCATCAAGGGCTCCCCGACCCGCGAGGTCTACCTGGACAACGTGCGGATTCCGGCGGACCGGATGATCGGCGCCGAGGGCACCGGCTTCGCCACCGCGATGCAGACCCTGGACCACACCCGGGTCACCATCGCCGCCCAGGCTGTCGGCATCGCCCAGGGCGCGCTCGACTACGCCAAGGGATACGTGGCCGAGCGCAAGCAGTTCGGCAAGGCGGTCGCGGAGTTCCAGGGAGTGCAGTTCATGCTCGCCGACATGGGCATGAAGCTGGAGGCCGCTCGGCAGCTCACCTACGCCGCCGCCGGTCGCTCCGAGCGCGGCGACGCCGACCTTACCTACTTCGGCGCGGCAGCCAAGTGCTTCGCCTCAGACGCCGCCATGGAGATCACCACCGACGCGGTACAACTGCTCGGCGGCTACGGCTACACCCGGGACTACCCGGTCGAGCGGATGATGCGCGACGCCAAGATCACCCAGATCTACGAAGGCACCAACCAGGTCCAGCGCATCGTAATGGCCCGCCAACTCCTGAAGCCCTAA